The stretch of DNA CCGGCCGGGCAGGTCCACGAGTTGACCGTGAGCGCGACCGCCGAGGGTGCGGTCTCCGAGGCGGCTGGCGTCGAGGTGGAGGTGCCCCCAGAGGACGAGGTCGCCGCGCCGGACGAGGAGCTCGAGGTCGTTCTGGTCTACGAGGGTGATCCGCCGGAGATCGAGACCGTGCCGGTCGGATCGGTCGAGGCGGCCCAGGCGCTCATCGACGACGCCTACGCCGGCGAGCTCGACCCGACCGAGGACCGGGTGCTGCTGTCGGCCAACCTGGGCACCGCTGCCACCGCCGACCAGAGCGACAGTGACGGCGGGGGCATCGCTGCGCCGTGGCAGCTCGCGGCGATGGGGCAGGACCAGCTGCCGTGGGAGCGCCCCGGCGAAGGGGTCACCGTCGCCGTCATCGAGATGGACGGTCTCGAAGCGACCCACCCGGTGTTCGACGGCGCGTCCGTCCTCGAAGGGGTGAACCTGGGCGACGAGAGCCTCAGCGGGCTGGACGATCCGGAGCTCCATGCGACCATCGTCACCTCGATGATCGCCGGGCAACCGGGGACGGCCGTCCCCGGGATGGCCCCCGGGTCGACGATCCTGCCGATCAACAAGGAGGACGTCGGCATCGCCGAGGCGATCGTCTGGGCCGTGGACAACGGTGCCGACGTCATCAACCTCTCGGTGAGCGCAGGATGCCGGACGCTGGGGCCCTTCGAGAGCTGCCCGGACGACATCCAGGCCGGGGCCGACTACGCCGAGAAGCAGGGCGTCGTGGTCGTGGCAAGCGCGGGCAACAACGGTGGCGGCGCCGACTACTGCGACGAGCCGCCCGATGCCCGCAAGTGGCCGGCGGTCCTCGACACGGTGATCTCGGTGGGTGGGCACGACCAGGACCGTGATCGCTGGGTGTGCACGCCGGACCGGCCCGACGTCGACGTGCTGGCGCCCGCCGCCGAGATGCTGCTGCCGGTCCCCGGCGGTGCCTACACGGCGCGGGAGGGTGGCACGTCGACGGCCGCCGGGCTGGTGTCGGGCCTGGTCGCCGCCGTCCTCGCCGAGCGGCCCGATCTGCGGCCCGCCGACATCCGCACGATGCTCCCCTTGTGGCTGCACGAGGACGGCACGATCGACATCGAGAACGTGTTGCGGGTCGTCCAGCCGGACGACCCGGACACCGAGGACTTCGAGGACGCGGTGATGGTGCTGCCCTACCGCGTCGACATGGCCTTCGAGGGCGCCCACCCGGTGTCCGCCGCGCTCCCGGGGCAGCTGGAGCCGCTGCGGCCGTACCCGAACACCAGCGATGTGGGCTGGACCGGCCACAGCATCATGGGCCGCCAGCAGGACGGTAAGGTCGCCTTCGGGGAGATCCGGGGCCTGCTGCTGGTGGACGGCGACGGGCAGGTCACCGGCTCGGCCGTCTTCAGCTACGAGCACGGGCCCGGCTGGGCACTGGCCCAGGGCTCGGAGGAGCTCTACGTCGCCGGGCACACCCTCGAATGCCCCTCCACCAGCTACGGGGGTACCAGCCGCCTCAACAAGGTGTTCCGGTGGGACATCCCGATCATCATCCGAGGATCCATGGAGCCGGGGACCGAGGACGATCCCGCGTTGGACCTGACCTTCTCCTTCGGCCTGGGCGCCACCGAGGACGAGGCCGGCGTCCTGCCCGAGATGACCGTGGCGCGCGACACCTTGGCCGGCTGCAAGCCCACCCTCGACCGCGGGATCGGCACCATCGCTGACCCCTACCGCGACCACGACACCTCCTACGAGGAGATCGCAGGGAACTGGGAGCAGTACGAGGCGAGGATGGAGGAGGTCTACACGGCTCTGGTCACATCGAGCCCCTACACGTTCGCCGAGCCCTACCAGCCGCAATACACCCAGCACTCGACCCAGGACGCCGACGACCCCGCGGTGAC from Acidimicrobiales bacterium encodes:
- a CDS encoding S8 family serine peptidase, whose product is MEVTGLTAEPVEDGQVRLGWDPLDEIPGYQVGYGDVTVEVPASICEAECTLVVAPRPAGQVHELTVSATAEGAVSEAAGVEVEVPPEDEVAAPDEELEVVLVYEGDPPEIETVPVGSVEAAQALIDDAYAGELDPTEDRVLLSANLGTAATADQSDSDGGGIAAPWQLAAMGQDQLPWERPGEGVTVAVIEMDGLEATHPVFDGASVLEGVNLGDESLSGLDDPELHATIVTSMIAGQPGTAVPGMAPGSTILPINKEDVGIAEAIVWAVDNGADVINLSVSAGCRTLGPFESCPDDIQAGADYAEKQGVVVVASAGNNGGGADYCDEPPDARKWPAVLDTVISVGGHDQDRDRWVCTPDRPDVDVLAPAAEMLLPVPGGAYTAREGGTSTAAGLVSGLVAAVLAERPDLRPADIRTMLPLWLHEDGTIDIENVLRVVQPDDPDTEDFEDAVMVLPYRVDMAFEGAHPVSAALPGQLEPLRPYPNTSDVGWTGHSIMGRQQDGKVAFGEIRGLLLVDGDGQVTGSAVFSYEHGPGWALAQGSEELYVAGHTLECPSTSYGGTSRLNKVFRWDIPIIIRGSMEPGTEDDPALDLTFSFGLGATEDEAGVLPEMTVARDTLAGCKPTLDRGIGTIADPYRDHDTSYEEIAGNWEQYEARMEEVYTALVTSSPYTFAEPYQPQYTQHSTQDADDPAVTMVIQHPDTPRRSNL